TTGAAAATATCCAGCTTTTGCCGTCTTGATTACAGgggtgtttgagaatataataattatttttaaaaaaatttctttgtttaaaaatatattaaaaaaaattttaatttatttttaacattaatagattaaaacaattcaaaaatactaaaaaataatttttttaaaaaacatttgaaggATGTGTTGGAAGAAAGATTCTTCAACATGCGTTGGGCTTTCTGCGAGACATCTGGGTTGTCATTATGGAGCAAAGAAACCAAAAGAGGATCTGCAATCTTTGGTTTTCCCCATTTCCTCTCTAAGAGCTTTCTGTTTTGGACAACCGCAACAAAACTGCCATAGCATCTGGTCCTTTTTCACCTCTGCAAATCAGCTTAACATTCCTCTCTAAGAGCTTTCTGTTTTGGACAACCGCAACAAAACTGCCATAGCATCTGGTCCTTTTTCACCTCTGCAAATCAGCTTAACAATGCGCCGACCCGCACCTGCTCTTACTATGGCTTCCTTCAATTCCACATAACAAGAGTTTACAAAGATACTCAACAGGTCAAAGTTGAAACGAAAGATAGTCAGTGTTGAAGCTTTGCGTACCTTGTGATTATCACAGTGCTTGGCTAGGCAGTAAAGACATTTCAGAGTTGCGGAGGTGTTCGGTCTCTTGTACTTTAAAAATTCCACTAATTTTGGAACGTGTCTACCCTCTGCAAATTTGACAGCATAATGGGGAATTTCCACCAGAAATTTCATGTTCTCTAAGGTCATTCTTACTGATTCCTGAGACTGCAGCTTGAAATTTTAAGTCCATCTCTCTTTGCTTCCACTCATCTATAGACCTTCGAAGGTTAACATTTGGAATCAGCTCGAAAAATGGGAGCTCCTCTCCACAGGCTGGACAATTCCTCTCCCCTCCTTTGAAGCGGTCCTGAATTGCCTCTCTCTCAAAGCTGCGGCGgcagaaaaaaaatctgggaaaaaagtattttaatatatttcaactaaaaaatatttttgaattgcaTTACAATAcagaacattttttattttagaaatcaaTACTTGTATATCTACTTGTATATTATATCATTTTGTCAATTCAAATAGGAAATAATTATGTGTTGAGATTTGGTACAATTTCCATTTTAGAACCTTACTTTTTCTGTAGATTCAAGTGGGAAATGGATCGAGCTCGAGCTGCTAATAGAATATGGAAAAAGCAACTGTTTACTAAGACTGGAGGAACAGTTTATCCTATACAGCCAAAGCAGTAGGATATCAGATTCATGTAATTCACATAAAGATCCACATGTTTGGAATATAATGTAGCCACTACACTGCCTATAGTAGGAAAAATCCCTACGGTGCCTGTTGGGAGCTGTGACTTCGCTTTAATCCTTGCCCGTACTGTGTGACAGAGAGATTTGTACACATGCTTATGGAGCTTATAGGACCCTGAGCTACATGGATAGCCCAGATTGTAGAATAAAATACACAAAAGTTCGGGATGTTCAAGATCTTCTATTAATTAGTCTCCCTATCTCTTGTGTGCAGGTGGTTGACTTCATCTACTACACAGACTCGTCTTGCATATAATGGCTGACCcttgcttccttttttttttatcttaaattatcCAGAAATCGTTATCAttgattcaaaacaaatttagaaGAAGGTTATGTGGAGCAACAGAAGTGCAATGGACTTTATATGAAGCAAATTGTTGTACATTTACAATCCAGAAAAATGGCATACGCATTGATCAAAAGCAGTGCTCAATGGATGCGATGGGCTTCATAACAAACTGTTGCATCTCCAACTTTTCATGACATATCTAAAAACCTTTGACATTTCCACGCAAGATTACAGACAAGAAaccttaaataaataataataataatagtaacaaaAAACACCATCATCATCCCCCATAACAACCCAAAACactgattaattttatgataggTAGGTTTATAAATATGTGTGCGCTAGCATGGAAGTTAAAAGTAGTGGGTGGATGATGATCCCAAATCAAGCTCGTCTGTGACCGTGTCCGATACCGATGGCATAATCTCAAATAACGAGCCATGCTGCCCATAGTCATTTGAATCAAAACCCAAGCTTGATCCACTAATCTCAAGCCCATTACCGTTATTTTTCTGTTCCTCTTGAAACCCAAAAAACCCTGCGTCGTTCCAGAATCCATGATCCATATCAGACCCATAGCAGCTGGAGTTGACATCAGGAGGCAAAGGTGGGAGCTCAATATTGTCCTTGTTAGAGAAATAGATGGGCTCAGTAGCGACCCCAAAACTGCCAGCATTATTGGGCTCATAAGACCCTCCAGGGCCATCTGCAGCACCAGCTCCACATCCTTGAACCCAACCTTCTCCACCTGTTAGCAAGTTGCTATTACTGTTACCATAAGCATAAGCATTGAAGGGGTACTGATCCTGAGAGAAGTAGAGCTTTTGGCAGTTGGTGTCGTTTTGATGAGCATGGTTTTGGGGAGGAGGAGCAAAGAGGGCTGAGATGTCATGTTGGGATTCGTCTGGTGAGATAATGGAAGTGACGGAGGAGGCAGGAGGCATGTCCGAGTAGACAAAGTTGGTGCGGGCTTTGGAGCCTCGCATGGACCTGGCTGCACGGTCATAAGCCAGGGCAGCCTCCTCAGCGGTGTCAAAAGTACCAAGCCAATGCCTCTCTTTTGTTGAAGGGTCTCTTATCTCTGCAGCGTATCTGCCCCATGGCCTTCTCCTTACCCCCAAAAACCTTACCTCATGTTGTTCTTGCTGGTTCTGGTTTTTCTGCTGCTGCTTTCTTTTGTTCTTCGAAGGAGAGGGTGTAGAGTTGGTTTTTGTTGAGTGGGTAAAAtccatgataaaagaaaaaaaaaaaa
This region of Populus alba chromosome 3, ASM523922v2, whole genome shotgun sequence genomic DNA includes:
- the LOC118054400 gene encoding ethylene-responsive transcription factor LEP; this translates as MDFTHSTKTNSTPSPSKNKRKQQQKNQNQQEQHEVRFLGVRRRPWGRYAAEIRDPSTKERHWLGTFDTAEEAALAYDRAARSMRGSKARTNFVYSDMPPASSVTSIISPDESQHDISALFAPPPQNHAHQNDTNCQKLYFSQDQYPFNAYAYGNSNSNLLTGGEGWVQGCGAGAADGPGGSYEPNNAGSFGVATEPIYFSNKDNIELPPLPPDVNSSCYGSDMDHGFWNDAGFFGFQEEQKNNGNGLEISGSSLGFDSNDYGQHGSLFEIMPSVSDTVTDELDLGSSSTHYF